From the Pseudomonas baltica genome, one window contains:
- a CDS encoding PilX N-terminal domain-containing pilus assembly protein: protein MALLISLIMLLLLTMIGISSMQNATMQEKMSGSVMNRNQSFQVAEASLRVGENVVSASAYAQVKCASVAACAPPTDATSVENAGAGANGNTWVAAATGFYAIQNIGSNGAPVNMPSGCSSSSAITLYRITGVALVGSSRSIVESIYAKCSG, encoded by the coding sequence ATGGCATTGCTGATCAGCCTGATCATGCTGCTGCTGCTGACCATGATTGGCATCTCGTCGATGCAGAACGCGACGATGCAGGAGAAGATGAGCGGCAGCGTGATGAACCGCAACCAGTCGTTTCAGGTGGCCGAGGCATCATTGCGGGTGGGCGAAAATGTTGTGTCCGCCTCGGCGTACGCACAGGTGAAGTGTGCTTCCGTGGCGGCCTGTGCACCGCCTACGGACGCCACTAGTGTGGAAAACGCAGGCGCGGGTGCCAACGGCAACACTTGGGTCGCAGCCGCCACCGGGTTCTATGCCATCCAGAACATCGGCAGCAACGGCGCGCCGGTCAATATGCCATCGGGTTGCAGCTCCTCATCCGCCATCACCCTGTATCGAATCACCGGTGTCGCGCTGGTCGGCAGCAGTCGCTCAATTGTGGAGAGTATTTATGCCAAATGCAGCGGCTGA
- a CDS encoding PilC/PilY family type IV pilus protein, whose amino-acid sequence MPNAAAEGRSYWRRLKAALLGSALAMYLAAPAMAAFTPSSAPLLSTAAVTPNVMLLVDDSGSMNNLIRATAFDQSVDRAQVYNCSSDLSCNRITALDMDSENLFIGDLNRGGCSNLYYGFYRYSNNTVLCLKLPDPVGSGNTRYSSKYIAYLIGLVSNSVNSKDYTDGSIPNDYRINVARSVSSTLVTANRALRMGLATFNPPAFGDSGPGGYIARTVADLQATTNTTTAQATTNYNNLISSINGLGAVANTPLAETYYEISRYFRGMSSYYNSGVSYTSPIQYRCQKNYGIVITDGLPTYDRTFPTAVSSVEPNNTATIKLPNWDNKANDGDNLNGDGEGDTLYLDDLAKFAYDIDMRSTGNDAAGKSWDATDFPKQNLLTYTVGFTAANQMLSDAAAYGQGKYYQATDSASLTTALTAALNAISSTAGSGGGGAANSTTLTSNTFFYQTAYDPTDWRGTIGAYAISTAGVISDTPTWSTDIKVAVGTTTPTYESFNTTTNLPIALAFANFSATQQATLNTSATSNFGATSGITGANLVDWSKGINKTGLKQRTVLLGDIINSPLVLALPSTQTSSSADSGYSDYLTAKAAAMVPSLVVNSNDGMTSVINANTGARLYAYMPSSAVPNLYAVADPAYINGTSHKFLDDGQITVSDAKTNSSWKTLAVGGTGAGGKTFFALQLYNQGSGSAPKALWEISAPATASTTATFNDLGYAYAKPEIAQLADGTWAAFIANGYGSNSGVAALYVVSLTDGSLIKKIVVDSTETTNGLSSVKLTVNASNVVQAAYGGDLKGRMWKFDLSAASPTSWGVAFSNKPLFTTPGAATQPITAQPLLVAYPTTGYMVYFGTGKFNEVTDKATTDPQGFYAVWDAGTGAVGNYTTANLRAQAVVSTFAGTGGQYVTSSANTVDYTTQKGWYLPLVYGTTMVGERVIYQAQIKLGRILFTTAKVDSTDPCASSGSGEFFELDALSGGMLSYQVIDTSGDGLINASDTVTSGLIISTGIPTLSAIIDKPTTTTNSDGSVRTVSSATDPSEKVIIDSKGNRIIIDEKGGAGSGAGRIMWRQIQ is encoded by the coding sequence ATGCCAAATGCAGCGGCTGAGGGCAGGTCGTACTGGCGACGTTTGAAGGCGGCGTTGCTGGGTAGTGCGCTGGCCATGTATCTCGCTGCTCCGGCCATGGCGGCGTTCACGCCGTCTTCGGCACCTTTGCTCAGCACCGCCGCGGTCACGCCGAACGTGATGCTGCTGGTGGATGACTCCGGCAGTATGAACAACTTGATTCGTGCTACCGCCTTCGACCAGTCCGTCGACCGGGCGCAGGTGTACAACTGCAGTAGTGATTTAAGTTGCAATAGAATTACCGCGCTGGATATGGACAGTGAAAACCTGTTCATCGGCGATCTCAACCGTGGTGGCTGCAGTAACCTCTATTACGGTTTCTACCGTTATTCGAACAACACGGTGTTGTGCCTGAAGCTCCCAGACCCGGTGGGTAGCGGGAATACCCGCTATTCGAGCAAATACATCGCGTACTTGATCGGCCTGGTTTCAAACTCGGTGAACTCAAAGGACTACACCGACGGCAGTATCCCCAACGACTACCGCATCAATGTAGCCCGCTCCGTGTCCAGCACGCTGGTCACCGCCAACCGCGCGTTGCGTATGGGGCTGGCCACCTTCAACCCGCCGGCGTTTGGCGACTCCGGGCCCGGTGGCTATATCGCCCGCACCGTCGCCGACCTGCAGGCAACGACCAACACGACGACAGCCCAGGCGACCACCAACTACAACAACCTGATCTCGTCGATCAATGGCTTGGGCGCCGTGGCCAACACGCCGTTGGCGGAAACCTACTATGAGATATCCCGTTACTTCCGGGGAATGTCCTCTTATTACAACTCGGGTGTTTCTTACACCAGCCCTATCCAATATCGCTGCCAGAAGAACTACGGCATCGTCATCACCGATGGCTTGCCCACCTACGACCGCACTTTCCCCACGGCGGTCAGCAGCGTCGAACCCAACAACACCGCCACTATCAAACTGCCGAACTGGGATAACAAGGCCAATGACGGCGACAACCTCAATGGCGATGGTGAAGGGGACACCTTGTATCTCGATGACCTGGCCAAATTTGCCTACGACATCGATATGCGCTCGACGGGTAACGATGCCGCTGGCAAGAGCTGGGATGCGACCGACTTTCCCAAACAAAATCTGCTGACCTACACCGTAGGTTTTACCGCCGCCAACCAGATGCTATCGGATGCAGCGGCCTATGGGCAGGGCAAGTACTACCAAGCCACGGACAGCGCTTCGTTGACCACAGCGCTGACGGCGGCGCTCAACGCGATCAGTTCGACCGCCGGATCCGGTGGAGGCGGCGCGGCCAACAGCACCACCCTGACCAGTAACACATTTTTCTATCAAACCGCCTACGATCCGACTGACTGGCGCGGCACGATCGGTGCCTATGCGATCAGCACCGCAGGGGTCATCAGCGATACGCCAACCTGGAGTACGGATATCAAGGTGGCGGTGGGTACCACTACCCCGACCTACGAGTCATTCAATACCACGACCAACCTTCCTATCGCTCTGGCGTTCGCCAACTTTTCGGCCACCCAGCAAGCCACCCTGAACACCTCGGCCACCTCCAATTTCGGCGCTACGTCCGGTATCACTGGCGCCAACCTGGTGGACTGGTCGAAGGGCATCAACAAGACCGGCCTCAAGCAGCGCACTGTGTTGCTCGGCGACATCATCAATTCGCCGCTGGTGCTTGCCTTGCCAAGTACCCAAACGTCGTCGTCGGCCGATAGCGGCTATTCCGACTACCTGACGGCCAAAGCGGCGGCGATGGTGCCGAGTCTGGTGGTCAATTCCAACGACGGCATGACCAGCGTCATCAACGCCAACACTGGCGCTCGACTCTATGCCTACATGCCTTCGAGTGCAGTGCCGAACCTGTACGCGGTAGCCGACCCCGCCTATATCAACGGTACATCGCACAAATTTCTCGACGACGGCCAGATCACGGTTTCTGACGCCAAGACCAACAGTTCCTGGAAGACTCTGGCAGTAGGCGGCACCGGGGCCGGGGGCAAAACGTTCTTTGCCCTGCAGCTCTACAACCAGGGCAGTGGCAGTGCGCCAAAGGCACTATGGGAAATCAGCGCACCGGCGACGGCTTCCACAACCGCCACTTTCAATGACCTCGGTTACGCCTATGCCAAACCCGAGATTGCTCAACTGGCCGACGGTACCTGGGCTGCGTTCATCGCCAACGGCTATGGCAGCAACTCGGGCGTCGCCGCGCTTTATGTGGTGAGCCTCACCGATGGGTCGCTGATCAAGAAGATCGTCGTCGACAGCACCGAGACCACTAACGGCTTGTCCTCGGTCAAACTCACGGTCAACGCCTCCAACGTCGTGCAAGCGGCCTATGGTGGTGACCTTAAGGGCCGCATGTGGAAGTTCGATTTAAGCGCTGCGTCGCCTACCAGTTGGGGGGTGGCATTCTCGAACAAGCCGTTGTTCACGACCCCAGGCGCAGCGACGCAACCCATCACTGCCCAGCCGCTGCTGGTGGCCTACCCCACCACCGGCTATATGGTGTATTTCGGTACGGGCAAGTTCAACGAGGTGACGGACAAAGCCACCACTGACCCGCAAGGTTTCTACGCGGTCTGGGATGCCGGCACCGGCGCCGTGGGCAACTACACCACCGCTAATCTGCGTGCCCAGGCCGTGGTCAGCACGTTCGCCGGCACTGGGGGACAGTACGTCACCAGCTCCGCCAATACGGTCGATTACACCACCCAGAAGGGCTGGTACCTGCCCTTGGTGTACGGCACCACCATGGTCGGTGAACGGGTGATTTACCAGGCCCAGATCAAGTTGGGCCGGATACTGTTCACCACCGCCAAGGTCGACTCTACCGACCCGTGCGCCAGTAGCGGCTCCGGGGAGTTCTTCGAGCTGGACGCGTTGTCAGGGGGGATGCTGAGTTATCAGGTCATCGATACCAGCGGTGATGGGTTGATCAACGCCAGTGACACCGTCACTTCCGGGCTGATCATCTCTACGGGTATTCCGACGTTGAGCGCAATCATCGACAAGCCGACGACCACGACGAACTCGGACGGCTCGGTTAGGACGGTATCCAGCGCGACAGACCCCAGCGAGAAGGTCATCATCGATTCCAAAGGCAACCGGATCATCATCGATGAAAAAGGCGGGGCTGGTAGTGGCGCTGGCCGCATCATGTGGCGACAAATTCAATGA
- a CDS encoding type IV pilin protein encodes MAARSRGFSLIELMIVVAIIGIIAAIAYPSYTKYVQRSHRAEIAEVLAESAQTFERVYSRLGTYVDATTPNPASNNWYTVATTRNAQDFTIVATPVAGGLMSSDACGAFTITQTGARTVSGTTITAATCWGR; translated from the coding sequence ATGGCAGCCAGAAGCAGAGGTTTTTCATTGATTGAACTGATGATCGTTGTGGCGATCATCGGTATTATCGCCGCTATTGCTTACCCCAGTTACACCAAATATGTCCAGCGCAGCCATCGGGCGGAAATTGCCGAGGTGCTGGCGGAGAGCGCGCAGACGTTCGAGCGTGTTTATTCGCGGCTTGGTACCTATGTCGATGCGACTACGCCCAATCCAGCGAGTAATAACTGGTACACGGTGGCGACGACTCGCAACGCTCAAGACTTCACTATCGTAGCAACGCCAGTTGCGGGTGGGCTGATGTCGTCCGACGCCTGTGGCGCGTTCACGATCACCCAGACGGGGGCCCGTACGGTATCAGGCACGACCATAACCGCCGCTACTTGCTGGGGGCGCTGA